Below is a genomic region from Catenuloplanes atrovinosus.
GAACGGCGCCCAGTTCTCCACCAGCCAGCGCCGGGTCGCGTCCTCGTACCGCCCGTCCGCCCCGATCGGCCACTCCGGCACGCCCGCCGGCACCACGGCGCCCGCCGCCGGCACCGCGAGCCCCTGCCGCTCCGCCGGCAGATCGGTCAGCAGCCCGTCCAACTCACCGTAGGTCTTCGCCGCGTAGGCCCGCCCGAGCCGCTCGTCGAACTCCGCCAGATCCAGCCGGCCCTCGTTGAGCGCGGTACGCAGCCGATCCGCGACCGCCTCGCGGTCCGCGTCGGCCGCACGCATCTCCTCGCGCCCCATGCGTACCAGCATGGCACCGCCGAACACCCCAATCAAGATCATCAGTGGGTACGTCCGGGCACCGCCCCCGGCCCTCCCAGGACCCACCCG
It encodes:
- a CDS encoding DUF1707 SHOCT-like domain-containing protein, which translates into the protein MRAADADREAVADRLRTALNEGRLDLAEFDERLGRAYAAKTYGELDGLLTDLPAERQGLAVPAAGAVVPAGVPEWPIGADGRYEDATRRWLVENWAPFLGVMGVLLAVWGFPAVANGDWPSAFWPGWVAGTWGTVLVISTVAGLATGEPQRWAAKQARKKAIEAERDDHDE